The genomic window CGACCGAAGGGAGGCGCGGAAGTCATCGTCTAGTCCTGCGGCGTCGGCGCCGACCGAAGGGAGGCGCGGAAGTCATCGTCTAGTCCTGCGGCGTCGGCGCCGACCGAAGGGAGGCGCGGAAGTCATCGTCTAGTCCTGCGGCGTCGGCGCCGACCGAAGGGAGGCGCGGAAGTCATCGTCTAGTCCTGCGGCGTCGGCGCCGACCGAAGGGAGGCGCGGAAGTCATCGTCTAGTCCTGCGGCGTCGGCGCCGACCGAAAGGAGGCGCGGAAGGCGTCGACCGATTGTGCGGTGCCGTCGTCGACCGCAGGGAGGCACGGAAGTCATCGTCTAGTCCTGCGGTTTCGCCGTCGACCGCAGGGAGGCGCGGAAGTCATCGTCCATACGGGTCGGTCGAGGTGGCGAGCGAAACGATACCCTGCAACTGCCCCGCCTGCAAGAGTTGCTGAGCCTGCGACCGTCACAGGACCTTTATACTACACCGCGAGCGAGCAGGGAGCGTGAGCGAGGAGTGTGACGAGACGGAGATTCTCGCCCTCCTCGACGACGAGTATGCACGGGCGATTCTGGGGGAAACGAGTGCCCAACCCATGTCAGCTACCGAACTTAGCGACCGATGCGATGCGTCCCGGTCGACGATCTACCGGCGAATCGACCGTCTCACGGACTGCAATCTGCTCGAAGAGCGAATGCGCTACGATCCGGACGGCCACCACCGGAGCGTCTACGCTTCGCGGCTCGAGGAAGTTCGCGTTACCTTCGAGGAGGCCGAACCAGTCCTTGCGATCGAACGAACCGAAACGGCCGACGAAGACGTGGCCGACCGCTTCACACGGATGTGGGAGGGCCTATGATCTACGGTTTCACCAACCTCCGGTTGGTCATCCTCGCGGCCTCTCTGGTAGCGACGTTGCTCGGGCTGGTGGTGGGCTATCAGGCCTATCGCGGCTTCCGTCGGCACCAGAGCGCCTCCATGCGTCAGCTATCTGTCGGCCTCTTGCTGTTGACTGCCGTCTCCTTCACGCTCGCCTTCGTGGGCACCTTGCTCCTCCGGGCGGAGTACCTCGACCCGTCGCTGCGCGATCCCCTCACGCTCGTCGTCAGATTGCTGCAGGTCGCAGGGCTCGCGTTGATCACCTACTCGCTGTACAATCGGCCCGACTGACTCGACCCCGAACGGGTACTTTCTCATTCGGTTCTCCGATATCGTTCGCGTCCCGGACCGCCCACGTGACCGAATCACGAAAATGACTGCAGGACTCGAGCGACGAGTTCGACGAAGAACCGATCGCTGAGCCTCTCGCGACGAGCCAACTCCCAGGTCGGGCTTACTGGCAACCGATCGACGTCGCGACGTCGTGGAGCGAGACCGTGTCGCCCGCGCCAACGACGGAGTACGTGTTCCCCCCACAGGTCCATACGACGGCTTCGTTAGCTCCGACG from Salinarchaeum sp. Harcht-Bsk1 includes these protein-coding regions:
- a CDS encoding winged helix-turn-helix domain-containing protein, with the translated sequence MSEECDETEILALLDDEYARAILGETSAQPMSATELSDRCDASRSTIYRRIDRLTDCNLLEERMRYDPDGHHRSVYASRLEEVRVTFEEAEPVLAIERTETADEDVADRFTRMWEGL